The Wansuia hejianensis genomic interval CCAGGCCGGCGAGGGCGGCGGCCAGTACGGCCAGGAACGGATTGGAGGTGGCGTAGGCGGTATGGAAGCCAAAGAGTGCCCCCGTCATCATCATGCCCTCAATTCCCAGGTTCAGATGCCCCACCCGCTCGCAGAGGATTCCCCCCAGGGTCGCGAACAGCAGGGGGGTACCCAGCTGGATGGATAGCTGAAGAAACATTGCAAGTGCATCCATGATTAAGCCACCTCCTTTTTCTCGTGGATGATTTTATACTGTGTAAAAAATTCGCTGCCGAGGATAAACAGAAGGATGATTCCCTGCATCACGTCGGCTGCCGCTGCGGGTATCTGCATGGATGTCTGCATGTAGGTGCCGCCCTGCAGGAGGATGGAGAAGAAGAACGACACAACCAGAATGCCGGCAGGCTTCATTTTCGCCATATAGGCGACAACAATTGCCGTAAAGCCGAGGCCTCCGGACATCTGGTCATTCATCGTGTGCTCCACACCGGCGGCCTGAATGACGCCGGCAAGTCCGCAGAGGCCGCCGCCGATCAGGGAGGCCAGAAGCAGGATCTTCTTCGTATTCATTCCGGCATAGCGGGCGGTTGCAGGGTTTTCACCGAGGACCGCAATCTCATAGCCCAGCTTCATGTGCTTCAGGAGAAGGAAGGTGGCGGCGGTCAGAAGCAGAGCGATGATCCATCCGGCATGGACGCCGAACACCTCCGGAAGCTGCAGGTTCTTCGGATATTCGGCAATTTTGGGGTAGCCGTAGGCTTTCGGGTCCTTCCAGCTGTTGTATTGCAGGAAGGAAACCAGCTTGACGGCGATATAGTTCAGCATCAGGGTAACCAGCGTTTCGCTGACGCCCCATTTGGATTTCAGCAGGGCCGCGATCAGGCACCAGGCTCCTCCGGCCAGGAATGCCGCGATAAACATCAGAGGGAACGCTATCGGAACCGGAAGCTCCTGCAGGTTTAAGGTAACCCAGGTGGCGGCTATAGCGCCCAGATAAAACTGTCCTTCAGCTCCGATATTGATAAACTGCATTTTGAAGCATACGGCAACACCCAGAGCCATGACCAGCAGGGGGACCATCTGGATGAGGGTCTGCCGGAGGCAATAAGCAGATGTGAGCGAGCCTTTAACCATTTCCGTATATACGGTGACGGGGCTGTAGCCGCACAGGCCGATAAAAGCTCCGGCAGCCACCAGCGCGATCACTACGGTGATCAGCCTCTGCAGAAGAGGGTTGGATACGTTATCTTTTTTTACTATTCGGAACATGGAACAGGCTCCTCCTTTCGTCCCATCATCATCAGGCCCAGCTGCTCCTTGGCGGCTGTTCTGGCGTCCACAATGCCCATCAGTTCTCCGGCGTGCAGCACGGCGATCCGGTCACAGAGCCCCAGCAGCACATCCAGGTCTTCCCCGATCAGGAGGATGGCCACCCCTTTTTTCTTCTGCTCATTCAGCTGGTCATAAATAAAATGTGAGGCACCGATATCCAGGCCGCGCACGGGATAAGCAGCAATGAGCAGCTCAGGATTCAGATCGATCTCACGGCCCAGGAGCACCTTCTGGATATTGCCGCCGGACAGGCGTTTGATAATTTGGTCAGGGCCCGGGGTGCTGACCTGGTAACGGCAGATCAGATCTTCTGCCGCTTGGCGGCTGCCCTTCAGATCCAGGAAGGGGCCTTTTCTGCGCTTGTAGGACCGGAGCGCCACGTTATCGGTGAGATCCATGCCCCCTACAAGTCCCATACCCAGGCGGTCTTCGGGTATGAAACCGATGTGGATGCCGCTGTTCAGGATCGTCCGGGGGTTCTGACCGGTCAATTCCCGTCCGTTCAGAAGAATGCTGCCTTTGGCGGGCTGCATGCCCGTGATGGCCTCGCAGAGTTCCTTCTGTCCGCTGCCTGAGATACCCGCAATACCGAGGATTTCATGAGAACGTATATCCAGGGAGATGCCGTTAAGCTTCTTTTGACGGCCTGGACCGAATACAGTCAGATCCCGGATGGTTACCACAGGGGTCTGAACACCGCCGGGTATCTGAGCACGCCTGATGTTCAGATCCATGGAACGGCCCACCATTAATTCAGCCAGACGTTCGGCCGTGCATTCTGAAGTAATCATGGAGGCGACGCTTTTGCCCTTCCGGAATACGGTCACCCGGTCACTGACGTCCATGACCTCCTGAAGCTTATGGGTAATCAACAGGACAGCACAGCCCTCGTCTCTCATGCTGCGCAGAATGCTGAACAGCACCCGGGTCTCCTGGGGGGTCAGGACAGCGGTTGGTTCATCCAGGATGAGAATGGTAGCGCCGCGGTACAGTGCCTTCACAATCTCCACAGTTTGTTTTTCACCAACGGCCATCTGGTAAATTTTCTTGCTGGGGTCCAGTTCCAGATGATAGCGGCTGCAGAGCTCTTTCAGTTTTTTCTGAATCTGTTTTGCGGGAAGAGATGGACCTCTTCCCGTACCGCCTGCAATATTCTCCCAGGCTGAAAACACGTCAACAAGTTTAAAATGCTGATGGATCATGCCTATGCCCAGCTGCAGGGCCTCCCTGGGGGAACGGATGCGGGTGGCTTTGCCGTCAAGATATATCTCTCCTCCGTCCGGCGCGTACAGCCCGGACAGAATATTCATCAGCGTACTCTTGCCGGAGCCGTTTTCGCCCAGGATCGCGTGGATTTCACCATTGCGGATCGTCAGATCGACCCCGTCATTCGCTTTTACGGAACCAAAGGATTTGGTGATGCCGCAAAGCTTTGCAGTCACTTTTTCTTCCATTTTCTTCACCTTTCGCAGAATAATCATTCATCCGGACTACTAGCAATGGCTTTTCCGCCCCAGGCAGGCGGAAAAGCCATTATCAGTCAATACTCTCTGTAACCGTTTGTCACATAGATCAGTTTACGCTTCCGATTACACCTTCTACGAACCAGTCGAGTGCCAGCAGTTCTTCATCAGACAGTGTTTTACCTTCAGCAACCTTTACGTTGCCCTCGTTGTCTTTGATTTCACCGGCCCATACGTCGAGAGAACCATCGATGATGGCCTTTTTCGCAGTATCAACGGCTTCCTCAGTGCCTTCCGCACAGTTCTCGGAGAGTGTGTCCAGAACAACAATGCCGTCGGCCATGCCCAGCCAGCGGTTCTCACCAGTCCAGGTGCCGTCCAGGATGGATGCGACATCCATCGTATAGTAGGCGGCCCAGTCTACCATCGGAGCAGTCAGATAAGCTTTGGGAATAGTTTCGTATCCCGGAGAAGAACAGCCAATTGCGAAGCAGTTGTTTTCCTGAGCCGTCATCTGCGGATTCAGCGTATCACAATAAGCAGAGATGATATCACAGCCGGAGTTAATTAGCTCAGTAGCCGCAGCCTTTTCTGTTGCAGGATCATACCATGAGCTGGTCCATTTGACGGATACAGTCACGTCCGGATTGACGCTGCGGGCGCCCAGAGTGAAGGAATTCACCTGGCGCACTACTTCAGGGATCGGGAAAGTGGTTACATATCCGATCTGGTTGGATTCTGTCTTCATAGCTGCGGCGATGCCGGCCAGGTACTGTGCCTCATAATATCTTCCGGCATATGTAGACATATTCGCCTTGTTAATGTATCCGGTCGCATGGTTGAAATACACTTCCGGATGTTTGTCTGCCACATTGGCGATATAGTCACCGTGTCCGAAGCTGATTGCATAGATTACGTTACAGCCCTGGGCAATCAGGTCTTCGGCTGCTTTTTCACATTCCTCAGTCTCCGGTACATTTTCGATATACATAGTCTGGATGCCTTCAGCCTCCAGAGCAAGACGGCCCAGATCATGAGAATAGGTATAGCCTTCTGTGCCGATAGAGCTTCCATAAATGAAACCGATCTTAATTGTGTCCTTGGTCAAAGACGGAAGGCCTGAAGCTGTGGAAGCAGTGCCGGAGCCTGCGGAAGACGCTCCTTCAGACTCTGATTTGCTTGCGGAAGCAGCAGATGAGCTAGTGGAAGCAGCAGATGCGGACTTGGAAGCGTCAGAGCTGCTGCCGGCGGAAGTGCCCGCGGAACTGCCGCAGGCAGCCAGTCCCAGGCATAGCCCGACGGCAAGGAATAGAGACAACGCTTTCTTTTTCATAAAATTCTCCTCCTGAATCATATATGATTGTAATATAATAAGCGCCGGTGTCATAAAATGTCGTAACCGGTGTTCCAGTGAAAATCATAACAACACCGCCTTGCGCTGTCAATATCCATTTACAAAAAATGTAATGAATATTTTTTAATTCTATCCAATGAACTGATATTATTTTTTTGAAATAGGCTTGACTCTTTTTTCCGTTACGAATATTATGGGATATATCATAAGAAGAAATTGAGGAGGATTCAGTCATGGATAACATCCTGATCCAGGTTGCCTTGGGCAAGAGGCCTGCGGATATGGTCATCCGGAATGGCAGGCTGATTAATGTGCTGACAGGAGAGATTTACGAAACAGAAATTGCAGTTGCTAATGGTAAGATTGCATCTATCGGGCCGCTGGCGGCGGGCACCTGTGGGCCGGATACCCAGGTGATCGATGCAAAGGGGCAATATCTGGCCCCTGGATTTATTGACGCTCACATACATATTGAAAGCAGTATGATGACTTATACCGAGTTTGCCAAAATGGTCGTTAAGCACGGGACGACAGCGGTGGCTACCGATCTGATGGAGGTGACAATCGTTTCCGGTGTGGAAGGAATGAAAGAGGTTCTGGCTGAATCAAAGAATACTCCGGTCAGGCTATTTTATCCGGTTCCGGCATTTATGGAGGATAATGGCCTTCAGACGACCGGAAGCACGCTTCATGCAGAGATGATTGATGAACTGGTCAGGCTGCCTGAGGCAGTGGGCCTGGCGGAGGTTCTGGCGCCTCCGATTCTTGCGGGAAGTCCGGCTTCCGCCCATATGCTGGAGCTGGCGAAGGAGAATCACAAGAGCGCGGAGGGACATGCTCCCTGCCTGCTGAATGAAGAACTGAATGCCTACGTGGGCGCAGGCGTGACCAGCGACCATGAGAGCACCAATAAAGAGGAAGCGCTTCAGAAAATGCGCTGCGGCCTTCATGTGCTGATGAGAGAAGGCTCTGCGTCAACGGATCTGCGCCCCTGTCTGAAGGCTATCACCGAAGAGCATATCAATCCCCGCTACTGTTCCATGGTCAGCGACGACATTGACGCGCTGCATATCAGCCGCAAGGGCCATCTGGACAATAAGGTCCGGATTGCCATCGAAGAAGGAGTGGATCCGGTGACAGCGATTCAGATGGTGACGATCAATCCGGCGGAGAATTTCCATGTGGACGACCGAGTAGGCAGTATAACGCCAGGAAAGGATGCGGATATCGTATTCTTGTCTTCATTGGAGGAATGCAAGGTAGAACGCGTGATTTCAGCAGGAGAGCTGGTTGTGGATGAAGGCGTGCTGATTAAGGAACTGCCTCATCCCCAGTACAGCGACAGACTGATGAATACCATTAAATTATCGAAGAAAATTACAGGTGACGATCTGGTGCTTCATGCGGATGCGGGCAGCGCTAAAGCAAAGGTCCATGTGATCGGGGCGTCGCCGGTCACTCTTCTGACAGAGGCTCTGGAGGCGGACCTGCCGGTGAAGGATGGCGTCGTCCAGTGTGATGTGAAGCAGGACATTTTACGTATCGCATGTGTAGAACGGTATGGGAAGAACGGGAGCATCGGCCGTTCCTTTATTAAGGGATTTAATTTGCGCGAAGGAGCCATTGCGATCAGTGTCGGTCACGATCATCACAATATTTCTGTTGTGGGAAGTGATCCTGAAGACATGGCAGCGGCTGTGAACCGCATCGCGGAGCTCCAGGGCGGCCTGGTGTTGGTAAAGGGCGGCCAGGTGCTGGCGGAGATTCCGCTGCCGATCTGCGGGCTGCTTTCCGATGAAGGCGGGGAGATCGTTGCAGACAGGCTGGAGGAGCTGATTGAGAAGCTGAGAGGCCTGGGCTGTACCGTGCCTTCACCGAACATCACACTTTCCTTCATCACATTGATATTTATACCCTGCTTTGGCATTACTGACCAGGGATTGTTTGATGTCAAAGAGTTCCGGATCATCGACCCGATAATTTCCCAGGAATAAAGGGCTAGGAGGCGTAGAAATGAAACAAACCTATTTAAAGAACGGTTACATAGTCACCATGGCTGAGGATGGTGAAACTGTATATGACGGAGGCGGCGTCCTCATAGAAGATGATAAGATCAAAGCGGTAGGCAAAATTGATCCGAAAATGGTGGCTCCTGACGCAGAAGTGATAGAACTGAATGGCAGGTATGTTCTGCCGGGTTTTGTGAACACACATGTGCACACTTCCCAGCAGATCAGCCGCGGCGTAGGTGACGATGTGGATTTCGTGACCTGGCTGCACAAGAGAATGTGGCCGTTTGAGAGCAATATGACAGAAGAAGATTCCTATATGTCGACACTGGCGACCTGCCTGGAGCTGATCCGTTCAGGCGTCACGTCCTTTGCCGAGCCGGGCGGCCAGTTTGTATCAGGAATGTGCCGCGCGACGGCGGAATCTGGGCTTCGCGGCAAGCTGGCCAAGTCTGTCATGGACTGCGGGGACGGCCTTCCGCCCATCTGGCAGCGCACTATGGAAGAAGAGCTGGAGCAGCAGGTGGCGGATCTGGAGAAATATCATAACACGGCAGACGGCCGCGTCCAGGTCTGGTTCGGGCTGAGGACTATTTTCAATAACACAGATGAGCTGTGCGTCCGCACGAAGGAACTGGCGGACAAGTATGGCGTCGGCATACATATGCATGTGGCGGAGGCAAAAGAAGAAAAAGCCTATACTTATGAACGCTGGGGAGAAGGCACTGTTAAGCATCTGGAGAAGCTGGGCGTGCTTGGCCCCAATCTTCTGGCCGTGCACACAGTCTGGCTCACGGACGAAGAAATCGGCCTGTTTAAAAAACACGATGTCAAGGTATCGCATAATCCTGCGTCAGCCATGCGCGTACTGGGCTTTGCCCGGATTCCGAAAATGCTGAAGGAAGGTATCTGCCTGTCTATAGGAACCGACGGAGCGTCTTCCTCCAATCACATGGATATGGTGGATGAGATGTGGCTCACTTCCCTGATCCATAAAGGCTGGAGACTGGACCCCACCGTAGTGCCCAGCCAGGACATCTTGCGCATGGCTACCCGCTGGGGCGCCCGTGCTGTGCTGGAAGGCAGCCTCTATGGAAGCCTGGAAGCGGGTAAAAAGGCAGACTTGATTGTAATTAATCCTCACGGCCCGTCTATGATGCCTGTCAATGACAAAATCGCGGCACTGGTAACAGCGATGCATTCCTCCAACATTGAAAGCACCATGTGTGACGGAAAGTGGCTGATGCGTGACCGCAAGATCCTGACACTGGATGAAGAAGCGATCCTGAAAGAGGGTGCGGAGAGAGCTGCGGCTATTTACAGACGCGCAGGTATTGAACTGCCTGACCGTTTCCCGGTGGTGAAAGTAGAGAACGATTGAGAAGGCGGGTGAATTCCAGGACGACCCGGACAAAAAACAGCGGAAGCCGAGGCAAGGCACCCCGGCTCCCGCTGTTTTTCTGTCGGTCCCGGGCGATCGCTTTCATCTTCCAATCCCTGAGAGCTAAAAGACTTGACTTTTTATTAGTTTTGTATAATACTTAACAGAGATATAGTTCATTTGTATTATCTTAATTTCTGGCATTTCTGCATTTATTCCAATATTTAGTTTATAGTTTTTCTGTGAAGGCCGGTAGGGCATTGCAGGTTTGACGGTGAATACCGGTAAGAGAGTAGGAAGGAGCATTTATGTTTTGCAGTGTGTTATCTGCCGCTATTTCTGGTGT includes:
- a CDS encoding ABC transporter ATP-binding protein codes for the protein MEEKVTAKLCGITKSFGSVKANDGVDLTIRNGEIHAILGENGSGKSTLMNILSGLYAPDGGEIYLDGKATRIRSPREALQLGIGMIHQHFKLVDVFSAWENIAGGTGRGPSLPAKQIQKKLKELCSRYHLELDPSKKIYQMAVGEKQTVEIVKALYRGATILILDEPTAVLTPQETRVLFSILRSMRDEGCAVLLITHKLQEVMDVSDRVTVFRKGKSVASMITSECTAERLAELMVGRSMDLNIRRAQIPGGVQTPVVTIRDLTVFGPGRQKKLNGISLDIRSHEILGIAGISGSGQKELCEAITGMQPAKGSILLNGRELTGQNPRTILNSGIHIGFIPEDRLGMGLVGGMDLTDNVALRSYKRRKGPFLDLKGSRQAAEDLICRYQVSTPGPDQIIKRLSGGNIQKVLLGREIDLNPELLIAAYPVRGLDIGASHFIYDQLNEQKKKGVAILLIGEDLDVLLGLCDRIAVLHAGELMGIVDARTAAKEQLGLMMMGRKEEPVPCSE
- the ade gene encoding adenine deaminase, encoding MDNILIQVALGKRPADMVIRNGRLINVLTGEIYETEIAVANGKIASIGPLAAGTCGPDTQVIDAKGQYLAPGFIDAHIHIESSMMTYTEFAKMVVKHGTTAVATDLMEVTIVSGVEGMKEVLAESKNTPVRLFYPVPAFMEDNGLQTTGSTLHAEMIDELVRLPEAVGLAEVLAPPILAGSPASAHMLELAKENHKSAEGHAPCLLNEELNAYVGAGVTSDHESTNKEEALQKMRCGLHVLMREGSASTDLRPCLKAITEEHINPRYCSMVSDDIDALHISRKGHLDNKVRIAIEEGVDPVTAIQMVTINPAENFHVDDRVGSITPGKDADIVFLSSLEECKVERVISAGELVVDEGVLIKELPHPQYSDRLMNTIKLSKKITGDDLVLHADAGSAKAKVHVIGASPVTLLTEALEADLPVKDGVVQCDVKQDILRIACVERYGKNGSIGRSFIKGFNLREGAIAISVGHDHHNISVVGSDPEDMAAAVNRIAELQGGLVLVKGGQVLAEIPLPICGLLSDEGGEIVADRLEELIEKLRGLGCTVPSPNITLSFITLIFIPCFGITDQGLFDVKEFRIIDPIISQE
- a CDS encoding amidohydrolase, translated to MKQTYLKNGYIVTMAEDGETVYDGGGVLIEDDKIKAVGKIDPKMVAPDAEVIELNGRYVLPGFVNTHVHTSQQISRGVGDDVDFVTWLHKRMWPFESNMTEEDSYMSTLATCLELIRSGVTSFAEPGGQFVSGMCRATAESGLRGKLAKSVMDCGDGLPPIWQRTMEEELEQQVADLEKYHNTADGRVQVWFGLRTIFNNTDELCVRTKELADKYGVGIHMHVAEAKEEKAYTYERWGEGTVKHLEKLGVLGPNLLAVHTVWLTDEEIGLFKKHDVKVSHNPASAMRVLGFARIPKMLKEGICLSIGTDGASSSNHMDMVDEMWLTSLIHKGWRLDPTVVPSQDILRMATRWGARAVLEGSLYGSLEAGKKADLIVINPHGPSMMPVNDKIAALVTAMHSSNIESTMCDGKWLMRDRKILTLDEEAILKEGAERAAAIYRRAGIELPDRFPVVKVEND
- a CDS encoding BMP family ABC transporter substrate-binding protein, with protein sequence MKKKALSLFLAVGLCLGLAACGSSAGTSAGSSSDASKSASAASTSSSAASASKSESEGASSAGSGTASTASGLPSLTKDTIKIGFIYGSSIGTEGYTYSHDLGRLALEAEGIQTMYIENVPETEECEKAAEDLIAQGCNVIYAISFGHGDYIANVADKHPEVYFNHATGYINKANMSTYAGRYYEAQYLAGIAAAMKTESNQIGYVTTFPIPEVVRQVNSFTLGARSVNPDVTVSVKWTSSWYDPATEKAAATELINSGCDIISAYCDTLNPQMTAQENNCFAIGCSSPGYETIPKAYLTAPMVDWAAYYTMDVASILDGTWTGENRWLGMADGIVVLDTLSENCAEGTEEAVDTAKKAIIDGSLDVWAGEIKDNEGNVKVAEGKTLSDEELLALDWFVEGVIGSVN
- a CDS encoding ABC transporter permease produces the protein MFRIVKKDNVSNPLLQRLITVVIALVAAGAFIGLCGYSPVTVYTEMVKGSLTSAYCLRQTLIQMVPLLVMALGVAVCFKMQFINIGAEGQFYLGAIAATWVTLNLQELPVPIAFPLMFIAAFLAGGAWCLIAALLKSKWGVSETLVTLMLNYIAVKLVSFLQYNSWKDPKAYGYPKIAEYPKNLQLPEVFGVHAGWIIALLLTAATFLLLKHMKLGYEIAVLGENPATARYAGMNTKKILLLASLIGGGLCGLAGVIQAAGVEHTMNDQMSGGLGFTAIVVAYMAKMKPAGILVVSFFFSILLQGGTYMQTSMQIPAAAADVMQGIILLFILGSEFFTQYKIIHEKKEVA